The genome window CGATTTGCTGATCGGTACTGGCGACGACGCCGCCGTGTGGCGCCGGTCCGACGGGCGCGCCCTGGTGTCGACGGTGGACTTCTTCCCGCCGGTCACCGACGACGCCGAGACGTGGGGCCGGATCGCCGCCGCCAATGCGGCCAGCGACGTCTACGCCATGGGCGGGCGCCCACTGTTCGCCCTCAACCTGGCGGTGTGGCCGCGAGACCGCCTCCCGCTGGAACTGCTGGGCGATGTTCTGCGCGGCGGCGCGGCGATGGCCACCGAGGGCGGCTGGCAGGTGATCGGCGGCCACACGACCGAGGGACCCGAGCCGATGTACGGGCAAGCGGTAACCGGTGAGGCGCGAGCCGACCGGCTGATGCGTTGCGCAGGCACCGGCGCGGACCGCAGTCTCGTCCTCACCAAGCCTGTCGGCACCGGCATCATCACGACGGCGCACAAGATCCTCCCACCCGGCGACCCCGTCCTCCCGGAGACTGCGTTCGGCGCCGCGGTGGCCGAGATGTGCCGGCTGAACGACAAGGCGTCGGAACTGGCCGTCGAGGCCGGTGTCACGGGCGCGACCGACGTGACCGGATTCGGCCTGCTCGGGCACCTGCAGGAGATGTGCGCGGCCAGCGGGATCGGCGCGGCGCTGCACGTGGCCGAGGTCCCGCTGCTGCCCGAGGTCACCTCCCTCGCCGCAGCGGGGTACGTCCCCGGCGGGACCGGCCGCAACCTGGCCGCCGTCGGCCGGCACCTCCGCCTGCGGTCCGGGGAGCCCGACGCGGTGCTCTTGAACATCCTGGCCGACCCGCAGACCTCGGGCGGCCTGCTCCTGGCGTGCCCGCCCGGCTCCGCCGGGGACCTCGTGAGCGCACTCACCGCAGCCGGGCACGCCGCCGCCGTCATCGGCGAGACCACCGGCTCGCTGCCTGCGGGGCAAATCGAGCTGGTCCTGGAGTCGTGAGCCACTGCGGCGAGGAACCAGCCGCATCGCCCGGTACGGGGGGAAACGCCCGTCGCCGCGCTACCGCCCCACGCCCCGCGGTCTGCGTGGCAGTCGTCCTGGTGGTCGGCGTGGTCGCGCTGTCGACGGCTTCGCTGTTCGTGACCCAGGACTACCTCATCGCACAGGGTGTCCGCATTGTGATCGTCTCCTTCACGCTGGGAGCGATCCCGTTCTCCAACCTCCTGGCTCAGTCGGTCGCCGGAACGGATCTGCGGTCCGTCGGCAGCGGCACCGTGTCGGGCACAGCGCTGTACCGCGTGGCCGGCTTCGCCCCCCTCGCGGTGGGCGGACTCATGGACGTCGCCAAGGCGGTGCCCGGGGTCCTCGCTGCTGGTTCGGCGCCCCTGGTGAGCGCCCTGGCGGCGGGAGCGGCGGTCGCCGGGCACAACTGGTCGCCGTTCCTGCGTGGCGCCGGAGGGCGCGGTGTGTCACCCGCCATGGGAGCGCTGGCGGTCGTCTACTGGCCCGGGGCGGTTCTGCTGCTGGCCGGGCTGGGGATCGGGCGGGTGATCCGCCAGACCGGGCTGGCGTCCTTCGCCGCCATGGTGGCGCTGCCGCTGCTGGCGCTGTCTTGGGGCGGCCGCGACGCTGCGCTGGCGGGCTCCGTGGTGGTGGCCCCGATGCTGCTCAAGCGACTCACCGCCAACAACACCGTGCCCCCGGCAGGCCGCCGGGCGCGCGTCGCACTGCGTCGCCTGCTCTACGACAACGACGGTGCGCCGTGAGGCTTCCGCGGCCGGGCGCCGCAACCGCCGGGATGGCGCTGTGAGTTCGCTGCGCCGCGTCCTCGGCGGCACCGACTTCCGGCGCCTGCTCGTCGGCCAGGGCGTCTCGGGTCTGGGCGACTGGATGGCCACCTTCGCGCTCATGGCGCTGGCCTGGGAGGTCACGTCCTCGACGAGCGCCGTGGGCGGCATCCTCACGCTGCGGCTGCTGCCGGCCGCCCTGGGCGGCACGGTGGCCGCCAGGGTGTCGTTGCGCTGGGACCGGCGCCGCACGATGCTGGCGACGGATCTGCTGCGCGCCGGGATCGTGGCGATCATCCCCCTCATCGCCCAACTCTGGTGGATCTACCTCTGGGCGTTCG of bacterium contains these proteins:
- the selD gene encoding selenide, water dikinase SelD; its protein translation is MTHRLTQYSHGAGUAGKLGPGDLAQVLRSLPTHAHPDLLIGTGDDAAVWRRSDGRALVSTVDFFPPVTDDAETWGRIAAANAASDVYAMGGRPLFALNLAVWPRDRLPLELLGDVLRGGAAMATEGGWQVIGGHTTEGPEPMYGQAVTGEARADRLMRCAGTGADRSLVLTKPVGTGIITTAHKILPPGDPVLPETAFGAAVAEMCRLNDKASELAVEAGVTGATDVTGFGLLGHLQEMCAASGIGAALHVAEVPLLPEVTSLAAAGYVPGGTGRNLAAVGRHLRLRSGEPDAVLLNILADPQTSGGLLLACPPGSAGDLVSALTAAGHAAAVIGETTGSLPAGQIELVLES
- a CDS encoding glycerol-3-phosphate acyltransferase gives rise to the protein MAVVLVVGVVALSTASLFVTQDYLIAQGVRIVIVSFTLGAIPFSNLLAQSVAGTDLRSVGSGTVSGTALYRVAGFAPLAVGGLMDVAKAVPGVLAAGSAPLVSALAAGAAVAGHNWSPFLRGAGGRGVSPAMGALAVVYWPGAVLLLAGLGIGRVIRQTGLASFAAMVALPLLALSWGGRDAALAGSVVVAPMLLKRLTANNTVPPAGRRARVALRRLLYDNDGAP